A genomic window from Alkalihalobacillus sp. AL-G includes:
- a CDS encoding family 43 glycosylhydrolase, whose protein sequence is MLSLLIVSGCADHQNQYANPVFEPVIADPSIVKAGDGYYYAYGTEDAWGEKTKPKLIPIVRSKNLTEWEYVGEAFNEKPSWKKPGGLWAPDIAKYNGKYYLYYSVSIWGDPDPGIGVAVSDKPEGPFKDQGKLFTSEEIGVANSIDPYFIVEDGKPYLFWGSFHGIYGIQLAEDGFSVTGEKFQVAGNAYEAPYIIKRDGFYYFFGSQGSCCEGENSTYHVAVGRSENLNGPYADKAGKALLKNGGTVILQGNLEGSFVGPGHNAVVTDDEGIDWIIYHAIKKEDPLLWTGASRRPLMIDPLIWEDGWPKVENSVPSETKQKAPLLNGT, encoded by the coding sequence TTGCTATCACTTTTGATTGTAAGTGGATGTGCGGATCATCAAAATCAGTATGCCAATCCTGTTTTTGAGCCTGTAATTGCAGATCCTTCGATTGTGAAAGCAGGTGACGGCTATTATTATGCCTATGGAACTGAAGATGCTTGGGGTGAAAAAACGAAACCGAAGCTGATTCCGATTGTTCGATCGAAAAACCTGACCGAGTGGGAATACGTCGGGGAGGCCTTTAACGAGAAACCATCATGGAAAAAGCCTGGTGGTTTGTGGGCTCCGGACATTGCGAAGTACAACGGTAAGTATTACCTTTATTATTCGGTTTCGATTTGGGGTGACCCTGACCCGGGGATCGGAGTTGCCGTTTCGGATAAACCAGAAGGACCCTTCAAAGATCAAGGCAAGCTGTTTACCAGTGAAGAAATTGGTGTTGCGAATTCGATCGACCCCTATTTTATCGTAGAGGATGGAAAACCCTATCTATTTTGGGGGAGTTTTCATGGTATTTACGGAATCCAATTAGCTGAAGATGGATTTTCCGTTACAGGTGAAAAATTTCAAGTTGCGGGCAATGCGTACGAGGCACCCTATATCATAAAGCGGGATGGCTTTTATTATTTCTTCGGCTCACAAGGGTCTTGCTGTGAAGGTGAAAACAGTACATATCATGTGGCTGTTGGCCGTTCAGAAAACTTAAATGGTCCTTATGCTGATAAAGCAGGGAAAGCCCTCTTAAAGAATGGTGGTACTGTCATTTTACAAGGAAATCTGGAAGGATCCTTTGTCGGACCTGGTCATAATGCAGTCGTAACCGATGATGAGGGAATCGATTGGATTATCTACCATGCTATTAAAAAAGAAGACCCGTTACTGTGGACCGGAGCAAGCAGAAGGCCGCTTATGATTGATCCACTTATATGGGAAGACGGCTGGCCAAAGGTGGAGAATTCAGTGCCAAGCGAAACGAAGCAGAAAGCACCTTTATTGAATGGAACATAA
- a CDS encoding Xaa-Pro peptidase family protein yields MGLNRIRSYLKTQDYDGILLRKKNNFSWVTGGKRNHIVQATEIGVADLLICIDEVYLITTKMEESRIINEELNEVGFDFEILSEDWFNDIDQRIIEHGKGKRIVTDTPFYDWENVDSALVPLRSSLSKSEITRYKWLCQVAAKAVEATCKQISPGQTEFEIAGLLSKMVVDQGINVNVALVATDDRIYQYRHPIPTTKPLKKHAMVVLCAEYGGLVANVTRLVHFGPLPEDLEVNSEKVARIDSVMNASTKPGITIGEIVSKGIQQYEREGHPDDWKLLHQGGLTGYSSREFLATPTTRMKVSENQAFAWNPALPGVKSEDTILVNEEGIEYLTHTGGWVYQVIKMGSEEYLRPAILVR; encoded by the coding sequence ATGGGCTTGAACAGAATTCGTTCTTATTTGAAAACGCAGGACTATGACGGAATCCTTTTAAGAAAGAAAAATAACTTTTCGTGGGTGACAGGCGGGAAGCGGAATCACATTGTCCAAGCAACAGAAATAGGGGTGGCTGATCTTCTTATCTGTATAGACGAGGTTTATCTCATCACGACAAAAATGGAAGAAAGCAGAATCATCAATGAGGAGCTTAATGAGGTAGGATTCGATTTCGAAATCCTTTCAGAAGATTGGTTCAATGATATTGACCAACGTATCATCGAACACGGCAAGGGCAAACGGATTGTTACAGACACACCCTTCTATGATTGGGAAAACGTTGATTCAGCCCTTGTGCCTCTTAGGTCCTCTTTATCAAAAAGCGAGATTACTAGGTACAAGTGGCTTTGCCAAGTAGCTGCAAAAGCTGTAGAAGCTACATGTAAACAAATCTCTCCGGGACAGACCGAGTTTGAAATTGCGGGGCTATTGTCAAAAATGGTCGTCGATCAGGGGATTAATGTGAATGTAGCACTCGTTGCGACAGATGATCGGATTTATCAATATAGACACCCGATTCCGACAACAAAACCTCTTAAAAAGCATGCGATGGTTGTTCTTTGTGCAGAATACGGTGGATTGGTAGCCAACGTCACCCGTCTTGTACATTTCGGTCCATTGCCAGAAGACCTAGAGGTTAATTCTGAGAAGGTAGCTCGAATCGATAGTGTCATGAATGCCTCAACGAAACCAGGCATCACAATCGGAGAAATTGTTTCAAAGGGAATTCAACAATATGAAAGAGAAGGGCATCCAGATGATTGGAAACTGTTGCATCAAGGTGGCCTCACCGGATATTCATCCAGGGAATTTTTAGCGACACCAACAACTAGAATGAAAGTTTCTGAAAATCAAGCATTTGCATGGAATCCCGCATTGCCTGGAGTTAAATCAGAGGATACGATTCTTGTTAATGAAGAAGGGATCGAGTATTTAACGCACACAGGGGGCTGGGTTTATCAGGTTATAAAGATGGGTAGTGAAGAGTATTTGAGACCTGCTATTTTAGTTCGTTAA
- a CDS encoding ABC transporter substrate-binding protein: MKALKKWSIFLVVGLLMFSVAACSNSEGGDDSGNKNEITFWAPFSGPDGPKMKEIVKEYNESQDKYKVNFQIVPQSEYYKSIDLAFNDKKNVPDLLIMHGDQIITYAKKDVLKNLDDIIGNEVTKDQYHENAWEGATVDGSLYGVPLDIHPLMFYWNKDLFKAAGLDPNEPPKTREEFIEYAKQLTDADKQQYGYVVPTLWPQQFIFPTIVAQNNGSLFKDGKVNFNSDAVKEALQFQVDLIEKYKVSPADVQQDGEVTLFVQGKNAMHLNGPWMLQQWKDAGLNFGVAPVPQLGTEQQAVFANSHNFVIPKSADNDKVKIITNFLKFVGDNGMAWAESGQAPASKAVYTNDEFQKMKQQPQVAKQFDYAVFSPDVVGWGQVSAPLMEAVNLALLGDKSVEDALNEAQKKAEQIYEQQ, from the coding sequence ATGAAAGCATTAAAAAAATGGTCCATTTTCTTAGTTGTTGGTTTACTGATGTTTTCCGTTGCGGCATGTTCGAATAGCGAGGGCGGCGATGATAGCGGTAATAAAAATGAAATCACCTTCTGGGCACCATTCTCTGGGCCAGATGGACCTAAAATGAAGGAAATTGTCAAAGAATACAACGAGTCCCAGGATAAGTACAAGGTGAATTTTCAAATTGTACCCCAATCAGAATACTATAAATCTATCGATCTAGCATTCAATGATAAGAAAAATGTTCCAGATTTGCTTATTATGCATGGGGATCAAATCATTACATATGCCAAAAAGGATGTACTTAAAAATCTAGATGACATTATCGGTAATGAAGTTACGAAGGATCAGTACCATGAAAATGCCTGGGAGGGTGCTACTGTCGATGGCAGCCTTTATGGTGTTCCACTAGATATTCATCCACTGATGTTTTATTGGAACAAAGATTTATTTAAAGCGGCAGGACTCGATCCGAATGAACCACCAAAGACACGTGAAGAATTTATTGAATATGCGAAACAGTTAACGGACGCAGACAAACAGCAATATGGCTATGTTGTTCCTACACTTTGGCCGCAGCAGTTCATTTTCCCGACGATCGTAGCGCAAAACAACGGTTCGCTATTTAAAGATGGTAAGGTGAATTTTAATTCTGATGCAGTAAAAGAGGCGTTACAGTTTCAAGTGGATCTCATTGAAAAATATAAGGTTTCACCTGCAGATGTTCAACAAGACGGTGAAGTTACGTTGTTCGTCCAAGGGAAAAATGCAATGCACTTGAACGGACCGTGGATGCTTCAGCAGTGGAAGGATGCAGGCTTGAACTTCGGTGTTGCTCCAGTTCCACAACTAGGTACGGAACAGCAGGCTGTTTTTGCCAACTCACATAATTTCGTCATCCCTAAAAGTGCTGATAATGATAAAGTAAAAATCATCACAAACTTCTTAAAATTTGTTGGGGATAACGGTATGGCTTGGGCAGAATCCGGTCAGGCACCAGCTTCAAAGGCTGTCTATACAAATGACGAGTTCCAAAAAATGAAGCAACAGCCACAGGTTGCGAAACAATTTGATTATGCTGTCTTCTCACCAGATGTCGTAGGCTGGGGTCAAGTTTCTGCACCATTAATGGAAGCGGTCAACCTTGCTTTACTTGGTGATAAAAGTGTAGAGGATGCCCTGAATGAGGCACAGAAAAAAGCAGAACAAATTTATGAGCAGCAATAA
- a CDS encoding carbohydrate ABC transporter permease → MNMEQRSKPQMATDLTDKRKSPPKLPIWKTSKSKSKFTSSLFVVPYLIMFVSFLLIPLLYGIYISFHDYGLLASDRPFTGLKNYKKIFDRDSIINDIFFSGLWNTVQFVIYSVPLLVVVGLGLALIVNSLPGKIRGLFRTLYFIPYAISVSVISIIWLWMLDTNSGLINNYLMKLGFDPVPWLTSQPFAWISIVGATVWWTLGFNMIIFINALNEVPEELYQAAAIDGAGTWQKFIHITLPTIKPIMLFVVITSTIASFNIFGQPYLMTRGGPGDSTEVLLMGIVEQAFEQRQLGSASAMAIMMSLIMIVVSLVQYKISNSNVRKGDA, encoded by the coding sequence ATGAACATGGAACAGCGGTCAAAACCACAGATGGCAACTGATTTGACGGATAAACGAAAATCACCTCCGAAACTGCCAATCTGGAAAACTAGTAAAAGCAAATCGAAGTTTACCTCTTCTTTGTTTGTTGTGCCCTATTTGATCATGTTCGTTTCTTTTTTGCTGATTCCATTGCTTTATGGGATTTATATTAGCTTCCATGATTATGGATTGTTAGCATCGGATCGTCCTTTCACAGGGCTCAAAAATTATAAAAAAATATTCGATAGAGATTCCATCATCAATGATATTTTCTTTTCCGGTTTATGGAATACGGTTCAATTTGTCATTTATTCCGTACCTTTACTTGTTGTAGTTGGCTTAGGGCTTGCACTTATAGTTAATAGCCTCCCTGGTAAGATTCGCGGATTGTTTCGAACACTGTATTTTATTCCTTACGCGATTTCCGTATCGGTAATCTCGATAATTTGGCTATGGATGTTGGATACGAATTCAGGATTAATCAATAATTATCTCATGAAGCTGGGATTTGATCCGGTCCCATGGCTGACGAGCCAACCATTTGCTTGGATTTCAATTGTTGGAGCGACAGTTTGGTGGACGTTAGGTTTTAATATGATCATTTTTATCAATGCGTTGAACGAAGTACCGGAAGAGCTTTATCAAGCTGCTGCGATTGACGGAGCTGGAACGTGGCAAAAGTTTATACATATTACGCTTCCAACGATTAAACCAATTATGCTCTTTGTTGTAATCACTTCTACAATCGCGTCCTTCAATATTTTCGGTCAACCGTATTTAATGACGAGGGGCGGACCTGGTGATTCAACAGAAGTGCTATTGATGGGAATCGTGGAGCAAGCATTTGAACAAAGACAGCTTGGGTCCGCATCGGCGATGGCGATCATGATGTCGTTGATCATGATTGTCGTTTCATTGGTCCAATATAAAATTTCCAATAGTAATGTGAGAAAGGGGGATGCATGA
- a CDS encoding glycoside hydrolase family 2 protein, producing the protein MIRGEYPRPQFVRREWQTLNGEWQFAFDDDDKGLKEQWYKENFPQDKKITVPFAYQSKDSGIGDPTFHDIVWYKTEFHIPASWSEKVIILHFGAVDYRAWVYVNGEMVGFHEGGHVSFSFNLTHAIKTDESNEVVVRVEDPSEDVTIPRGKQYWLEQSESIFYTRTTGIWQSVWFEAVEPQRIESIRWTPQIDRGDIDLEADFIGQLTEDTRLEVSISFKGRQVVKESIHIYEPYLKRSFNLRNRMTDRSNIHGPGWFWTPEHPNLFDVQLKLVHGETITDQIESYFGMRKVSTEGGQFRLNNRTYYQKLVLDQGYFPDGLLTAPSDEALKKDILLAKEMGFNGARKHQKVEDPRYLYWADQLGFLVWGEMANCSEYSEEAARRLTNEWAEVVKRDYNHPSIVVWLPLNESWGISRVAHDQQQQHHSLAMYYLTKSLDTTRPVLSNDGWEHTISDICGIHNYQSANQLSKAYETIESAIKTTPADRLIYSQGFGYLGEPIMITEYGGTAYKMDETKGWGYSSVSSGDELVGEYKKQTEALLKSPVIQGFCYTQLTDVEQEINGLLTYDRKPKCELQKIKEINDQK; encoded by the coding sequence ATGATACGAGGAGAATATCCACGCCCTCAATTTGTTCGTCGGGAGTGGCAAACATTGAATGGAGAATGGCAATTTGCCTTTGATGATGACGATAAAGGTTTGAAAGAACAATGGTATAAGGAAAACTTTCCACAGGATAAAAAGATAACCGTACCGTTTGCCTATCAATCGAAAGACAGTGGTATTGGTGACCCGACCTTTCATGACATTGTTTGGTATAAAACAGAATTTCATATACCGGCTTCTTGGTCGGAAAAAGTAATCATCCTGCACTTTGGAGCAGTTGATTATCGTGCTTGGGTCTATGTAAATGGGGAGATGGTTGGTTTCCATGAAGGTGGACATGTTTCGTTTTCCTTCAATCTCACCCATGCGATCAAAACGGATGAAAGCAATGAGGTAGTTGTCCGGGTGGAGGATCCTTCTGAGGATGTAACGATACCTAGGGGGAAACAGTATTGGCTTGAACAATCAGAATCGATTTTCTATACGAGGACGACAGGGATCTGGCAAAGTGTATGGTTTGAGGCTGTAGAACCACAACGTATTGAATCGATCCGATGGACACCTCAGATTGATCGAGGCGATATTGATTTAGAAGCGGATTTCATCGGCCAACTAACAGAAGACACTAGGCTCGAGGTTTCGATCTCCTTCAAAGGAAGGCAAGTTGTCAAAGAGTCAATTCACATATACGAACCGTACTTGAAACGGAGCTTCAATCTACGAAACCGAATGACGGATCGCAGCAATATCCATGGTCCAGGCTGGTTCTGGACACCTGAGCATCCAAACCTATTTGATGTTCAGTTGAAGCTTGTTCATGGTGAGACGATCACCGATCAGATTGAAAGCTACTTTGGCATGAGAAAGGTTTCGACTGAAGGCGGGCAATTCCGGTTGAATAACCGTACGTACTATCAAAAGCTTGTCCTGGATCAAGGCTATTTCCCTGACGGATTATTGACTGCTCCAAGTGACGAAGCACTAAAAAAGGACATCTTGCTTGCGAAGGAAATGGGGTTCAACGGTGCAAGAAAGCATCAAAAGGTAGAGGATCCCCGCTATTTGTATTGGGCAGATCAATTAGGTTTTCTTGTTTGGGGCGAAATGGCGAATTGCTCGGAGTATTCAGAAGAGGCTGCGAGACGGTTGACCAATGAGTGGGCAGAAGTGGTAAAGCGAGACTATAACCACCCAAGTATCGTTGTGTGGCTGCCATTGAATGAAAGCTGGGGCATATCTCGGGTTGCTCATGATCAACAGCAGCAGCACCATTCGTTAGCGATGTATTATCTCACAAAATCCCTTGATACGACGCGACCAGTGTTATCGAATGACGGTTGGGAGCATACGATTTCTGATATTTGCGGTATCCATAACTATCAATCTGCAAATCAGTTATCCAAAGCTTATGAAACAATTGAATCAGCAATCAAAACGACTCCTGCTGATCGATTAATCTATTCTCAAGGATTCGGGTATCTCGGTGAGCCGATCATGATTACAGAATACGGCGGAACTGCATATAAGATGGATGAGACAAAAGGCTGGGGCTACTCATCGGTAAGTTCTGGAGACGAGTTGGTCGGAGAATACAAAAAACAAACGGAAGCCCTGCTGAAGTCACCCGTCATCCAAGGGTTCTGCTATACCCAATTAACCGACGTTGAACAAGAAATCAATGGTCTATTAACCTATGATCGCAAGCCGAAATGCGAATTGCAAAAAATAAAAGAAATTAACGATCAAAAGTAA
- a CDS encoding galactokinase has protein sequence MLKQLKQEFHTLFKSENQVRTFFAPGRVNLIGEHTDYNGGHVFPCALSVGTYAIARLRSDKRVRMFSKNFPELGVIDFEIGDIHFEKEHDWANYPKGVMKEFQKHSHELLQGCEVLFYGNIPNGAGLSSSASIELVTAVMINNLYSIKMEMIDLVKISQYAENDFVGVSCGIMDQFAIGMGKKEHAILLNSETLAFTYSPVKLTDASLVITNSNKRRGLADSKYNERRYECEQALNDLKKQLDIQTLSELSASEFENFKGLIRDDVHRKRARHVVYENQRTKEAVRKLKENDVNGFGELMNESHHSLRDDYEVTGVELDVLVETAWDQDGVLGSRMTGAGFGGCTISIVRNNQLTHFKEKVYDTYLKETGLEADFYDVNIGDGARELVE, from the coding sequence ATGCTAAAACAACTGAAACAAGAGTTTCATACCCTTTTTAAGTCGGAAAATCAGGTACGTACCTTTTTTGCACCGGGAAGAGTCAATCTGATTGGTGAACATACAGATTACAATGGCGGACACGTTTTCCCATGTGCCTTGAGTGTTGGGACGTATGCGATTGCACGGCTGCGGTCTGATAAACGTGTGCGAATGTTTTCAAAAAACTTTCCCGAATTAGGAGTTATTGATTTCGAGATAGGAGATATCCATTTTGAAAAAGAGCACGACTGGGCGAATTACCCAAAGGGAGTGATGAAAGAGTTTCAAAAACATTCTCATGAGTTGCTCCAAGGTTGTGAGGTCTTGTTTTATGGCAACATTCCGAATGGTGCAGGCTTATCTTCATCAGCATCTATTGAACTTGTCACGGCTGTAATGATCAACAACCTCTATTCTATTAAAATGGAAATGATCGATTTGGTGAAGATAAGTCAGTACGCTGAAAATGATTTTGTAGGTGTAAGCTGCGGTATTATGGACCAATTCGCAATAGGTATGGGTAAAAAAGAGCATGCGATTCTATTGAACAGTGAAACACTGGCCTTCACATACAGCCCGGTCAAGCTGACAGATGCATCACTGGTGATCACGAATTCGAATAAACGGAGAGGATTGGCAGACTCCAAATACAATGAGAGAAGATACGAGTGTGAACAGGCGTTGAATGACCTGAAAAAACAACTCGATATCCAAACATTAAGCGAGCTTTCCGCCTCAGAATTCGAAAATTTCAAAGGGCTCATACGAGATGACGTCCATCGAAAACGGGCAAGGCATGTCGTATATGAAAATCAACGTACGAAAGAAGCGGTACGGAAGCTGAAGGAAAACGATGTGAATGGTTTCGGGGAATTGATGAACGAGTCGCACCACTCTCTACGTGACGATTATGAAGTGACCGGCGTTGAATTAGACGTATTGGTAGAAACCGCATGGGATCAGGATGGAGTACTTGGTTCAAGGATGACCGGTGCCGGATTCGGCGGATGTACAATCAGCATCGTTCGAAACAACCAGCTAACCCATTTTAAAGAAAAAGTTTATGATACATATTTAAAAGAAACAGGCTTAGAAGCTGATTTTTACGATGTGAATATCGGTGACGGTGCCCGAGAATTAGTTGAATAG
- a CDS encoding family 1 glycosylhydrolase: MLTKDKWIWAAGIEDTFVTQTAKGERPLDEYELTQHYQFWQSDLDLVKRSGATMIRYGIPWYKVEPVEGEFDWSWIDHVMEYFRKNDALTPIIDLMHYGTPHWLVNEFVHDHYPYFVSRYAKEFANRYRDVATYYTPLNEPYVNAEFCGLNGVWPPYLDGLSGFYQIAVQLGKGIIQTVYAIKEVVPDATMVHVDATKRYVSNDPHLQDEVDLWNENRFVMWELLSGRIFVDHPLYSFMKKHGVAEEDFQWFQNHAISFDIVGLNYYPQFSVHEVTRDEKGYIVYPHRMGTGIDLEKIINEAYRRYDAPIMITETSFNGTDHEKTAWLEECVQSCKKLRGTKNSIDRLDLVSLSRPCRLGISNI; encoded by the coding sequence ATGTTGACAAAAGACAAGTGGATCTGGGCGGCAGGAATTGAAGACACCTTTGTCACTCAAACGGCTAAAGGTGAACGACCTTTGGATGAATATGAGTTGACCCAGCATTATCAATTCTGGCAGAGTGATCTAGATTTGGTGAAACGCTCTGGGGCAACGATGATCCGTTACGGGATTCCATGGTATAAGGTTGAACCTGTTGAAGGAGAGTTTGATTGGAGCTGGATCGATCACGTCATGGAATATTTCAGAAAGAACGATGCGCTGACTCCGATCATTGATTTGATGCATTACGGAACCCCTCATTGGTTAGTCAATGAGTTTGTCCATGATCACTATCCTTACTTTGTGTCTCGGTATGCAAAGGAATTCGCAAACCGCTATAGGGATGTAGCGACCTACTATACCCCGCTCAATGAACCATACGTAAATGCTGAATTTTGTGGTTTAAATGGGGTTTGGCCGCCTTATTTAGATGGACTATCCGGATTTTATCAAATAGCTGTCCAATTAGGAAAAGGGATCATTCAAACGGTCTATGCGATAAAAGAAGTTGTTCCGGACGCCACGATGGTCCATGTCGATGCGACAAAAAGATATGTTTCGAATGATCCACACCTTCAAGATGAAGTAGATTTATGGAATGAAAATCGTTTCGTCATGTGGGAACTTTTAAGCGGAAGAATTTTTGTAGATCACCCTTTGTACTCATTTATGAAAAAGCATGGGGTAGCCGAGGAAGATTTTCAGTGGTTTCAAAATCATGCAATTTCCTTTGATATTGTCGGTCTGAATTATTATCCACAATTCAGTGTGCATGAAGTGACACGGGACGAAAAGGGATACATTGTCTACCCTCACCGGATGGGAACGGGAATCGATCTAGAGAAAATCATAAATGAGGCGTATCGACGCTATGATGCACCCATCATGATCACCGAAACGAGCTTCAATGGAACGGACCATGAAAAAACGGCATGGCTAGAGGAATGTGTACAATCTTGTAAAAAGCTGAGAGGAACAAAAAATTCCATTGATAGGCTTGACTTGGTTTCCCTTTCTCGACCTTGTAGATTGGGGATATCGAACATCTGA
- a CDS encoding ROK family transcriptional regulator — translation MHEGLRGSFQLMKSLNRSIILNKIRVEGPISRADIAKQIQLTPPTVSNIVKELIDTGFVFESKQGESIGGGRKPTLLELNARNFYIIGLDVGPKYLRTIMADLNGKLIESSSEIIPESVTNEGLIELMRNAIKNIIDNYQKEKEKFIGIGVGMHGAVDVQKGISLFAPSLHLRDIPIKEIFEYEFDMLVKVENDARAMALGESWFGNGNGSKNVITINVGRGIGAGVVLDGELFYGEHFIAGELGHMTIDLSGPKCDCGNYGCLQTLADGPAIARRAIKEISIGSDSILTDWVEGKLEQIDGELIYKAAERGDELCINILKQTGKYLGIGLTNLIHILNPERIVIGGGVSNSGEFILGPLKETIQKRVLTNAAKKTDIVLSNLGENGGAIGAVALILVEIFKVKN, via the coding sequence ATGCACGAAGGTCTAAGAGGTAGTTTTCAACTAATGAAATCTCTTAATCGCTCCATTATATTAAATAAAATACGGGTAGAAGGACCTATATCTCGGGCGGACATTGCAAAACAAATCCAATTAACACCTCCTACAGTCAGTAATATCGTAAAAGAACTGATTGACACTGGATTTGTTTTCGAAAGCAAGCAAGGTGAATCCATTGGCGGGGGACGAAAACCAACCTTACTTGAGTTGAACGCAAGGAATTTTTATATTATAGGACTGGATGTTGGACCCAAATATCTCCGTACTATAATGGCAGATTTAAATGGGAAGTTAATCGAATCATCAAGTGAAATCATACCGGAATCAGTGACTAATGAAGGTCTAATCGAATTGATGCGAAATGCGATTAAGAATATTATCGATAACTATCAAAAAGAAAAAGAGAAGTTTATCGGGATAGGTGTTGGAATGCATGGAGCAGTTGATGTTCAAAAAGGGATTTCCCTATTTGCACCAAGCCTGCACCTTCGTGATATTCCGATAAAGGAAATCTTTGAATATGAGTTTGATATGCTCGTTAAAGTGGAGAATGATGCACGGGCTATGGCGTTAGGAGAGTCCTGGTTCGGTAACGGCAATGGTTCTAAAAATGTCATTACAATAAACGTCGGGCGAGGTATTGGGGCTGGCGTTGTTCTCGACGGCGAGCTTTTTTATGGTGAACATTTCATTGCTGGCGAACTCGGCCATATGACGATCGACTTAAGTGGCCCAAAATGCGACTGCGGTAATTACGGTTGTTTGCAAACGTTAGCAGATGGACCCGCGATTGCCAGACGCGCGATTAAAGAGATTTCAATCGGTAGTGACAGCATACTGACTGATTGGGTAGAAGGAAAGCTTGAACAAATCGACGGTGAATTAATCTATAAAGCAGCTGAACGTGGTGACGAGCTTTGTATTAATATTCTAAAGCAAACAGGAAAATATTTAGGAATCGGGCTTACCAACCTGATCCATATTCTGAATCCTGAGCGTATTGTAATTGGTGGTGGCGTTTCAAATTCCGGAGAGTTCATACTTGGTCCCCTCAAAGAGACGATACAGAAAAGAGTATTGACCAATGCCGCTAAAAAAACCGATATTGTTCTTTCGAATTTAGGTGAAAACGGCGGTGCTATAGGTGCAGTCGCTCTAATCTTAGTAGAGATCTTTAAAGTAAAGAACTAG
- a CDS encoding carbohydrate ABC transporter permease, translating into MMKVKGRTIFLLVLASLIALIFIIPLFWMLSTSFKNDFEAIAGGLNWLPKEFTLENYTYTLLGEGLNVPVVKWMFNSVFVGIAGSMLIVFVDSLAAYALARLDVPFKKTLFAIFISTLMIPWVITFLPLYLEFSNLGWLDTYAALIFPYSANAFGVFLLFQFFRGFPKELEEAAHLDGANKWQIFLRVVLPSARPIMWTLGIFSFMTIYNDFLWPLVATSSPEMRTITTGIAIMQQGSFVSSYGKLMALTSIATIPILIIFLIGQKQLIKGITQTGIK; encoded by the coding sequence ATGATGAAAGTAAAAGGGAGAACGATCTTCTTATTAGTTCTGGCATCTCTTATTGCTCTCATTTTCATTATTCCGCTGTTTTGGATGCTTTCAACGTCCTTTAAAAATGACTTTGAAGCAATTGCTGGCGGGTTGAATTGGCTTCCGAAAGAGTTCACTTTGGAAAATTATACGTATACGTTGCTTGGGGAAGGTTTGAATGTACCTGTTGTAAAATGGATGTTCAACTCCGTGTTTGTAGGTATTGCGGGTTCGATGCTTATCGTTTTTGTAGATTCACTTGCGGCTTATGCATTAGCAAGATTGGATGTACCGTTCAAGAAAACCCTTTTTGCGATTTTCATCAGCACTCTGATGATTCCATGGGTGATCACCTTCCTTCCTTTGTATTTGGAATTTAGTAATCTTGGTTGGCTCGACACTTATGCAGCACTGATCTTTCCGTATTCCGCCAATGCATTCGGCGTGTTCCTTTTGTTTCAATTCTTCAGAGGCTTTCCAAAGGAACTGGAGGAGGCGGCACATTTAGATGGCGCGAATAAGTGGCAGATTTTCCTAAGAGTCGTTTTACCTTCAGCACGGCCTATCATGTGGACACTCGGAATCTTTTCTTTTATGACGATTTATAACGATTTCCTATGGCCGTTAGTTGCAACAAGCTCGCCTGAGATGCGGACGATCACGACTGGAATAGCGATTATGCAGCAAGGAAGCTTTGTGTCCTCATACGGAAAGTTGATGGCTTTGACTTCGATCGCTACGATTCCGATTCTGATCATTTTCCTGATCGGCCAAAAGCAGCTCATTAAAGGAATTACACAAACTGGTATAAAGTGA